One segment of Pseudomonas sp. FP2196 DNA contains the following:
- a CDS encoding ABC transporter permease: MRLINRHPDRPSRLLLVILPFALLLFAYFMGSAERLAENPNDKLLPSAVQMTDAVKRLAFNADSRTGEYLLWQDTVSSLRRLAIGLGIAALAGLCLGIAAGTLPLFGAPLSPLLTVLSMVPPLAILPILFIVFGLGELSKVMLIVIGITPALARDLEQRARDIPVELLIKAQTLGASTWTLMLRVVLPQLLPRLLISLRLMLGSAWLFLIAAEAIAATDGLGYRIFLVRRYLAMDVILPYVVWITLLAWLMDWGLKSLTRRAFPWYEGAAK; encoded by the coding sequence ATGCGCCTGATCAATCGCCACCCGGATCGCCCGAGTCGCCTGCTGTTGGTGATCCTGCCGTTCGCGCTGCTGCTGTTCGCCTACTTCATGGGCTCGGCTGAACGCCTGGCGGAAAACCCCAACGACAAACTGCTGCCCAGCGCCGTGCAGATGACCGACGCGGTAAAACGCCTGGCCTTCAATGCCGACAGCCGCACCGGCGAATACCTGCTGTGGCAAGACACCGTTTCGAGTCTGCGGCGTCTGGCCATCGGCCTTGGCATCGCCGCGTTGGCCGGGCTTTGTCTAGGGATCGCCGCCGGCACCCTGCCGTTGTTCGGCGCGCCGTTGTCGCCACTGCTGACGGTGCTGTCGATGGTGCCACCGCTGGCGATTCTGCCGATTCTGTTCATCGTCTTCGGCCTCGGTGAATTGTCGAAAGTGATGCTGATCGTGATCGGCATCACCCCGGCACTGGCCCGGGATCTGGAACAGCGTGCGCGGGACATTCCCGTCGAATTGCTGATCAAGGCCCAGACACTCGGCGCCTCCACCTGGACGCTGATGTTGCGCGTGGTGTTGCCACAACTGTTGCCGCGCCTGCTGATTTCGCTGCGCCTGATGCTCGGTTCGGCGTGGCTGTTCCTGATCGCCGCCGAAGCCATCGCCGCCACCGACGGCCTCGGCTACCGGATTTTCCTGGTGCGCCGCTATCTGGCGATGGACGTGATCCTGCCCTACGTGGTGTGGATCACCCTCCTCGCCTGGCTGATGGATTGGGGGTTGAAATCCCTGACCCGCCGGGCCTTCCCTTGGTATGAAGGGGCCGCCAAATGA
- a CDS encoding urea amidolyase associated protein UAAP2, with protein MSLAIATAATPDRLPEHAVYRATIPAGEPWLMEVKAGQTLRILDLEGNQAVDTLFYSVANPKERYDVQRTLRRQNSVYLSTGSVLYSNLGKPMLTIVADTCGRHDTLGGACAQESNTVRYALEKRYMHSCRDNYLRACVHDGRLGKSDIGPNINFFMNVPVTADGGLTFEDGISAPGKYVDLRAEMDVIVLISNCPQLNNPCNAYNPTPAELLVWN; from the coding sequence ATGTCACTCGCCATCGCTACTGCTGCAACCCCCGACAGACTGCCCGAGCATGCGGTCTACCGCGCGACCATCCCCGCCGGCGAACCCTGGCTGATGGAGGTGAAGGCCGGCCAGACCCTGCGCATTCTCGATCTGGAAGGCAATCAAGCCGTCGATACCCTGTTCTACAGCGTTGCCAACCCCAAGGAACGCTACGACGTGCAGCGCACTTTACGCCGACAGAACAGCGTCTACCTGAGCACCGGCAGCGTGCTCTATTCCAACCTCGGCAAACCGATGCTGACCATCGTTGCCGACACCTGCGGCCGCCACGACACCCTCGGCGGCGCCTGTGCGCAAGAGAGCAACACCGTGCGTTACGCCCTGGAAAAACGCTACATGCACAGCTGCCGCGACAACTACCTGCGCGCCTGCGTCCACGACGGACGACTGGGCAAAAGCGACATCGGCCCGAACATCAATTTCTTCATGAACGTGCCGGTCACGGCTGACGGTGGGCTGACGTTCGAGGACGGAATATCCGCACCGGGCAAGTACGTCGACCTGCGTGCCGAGATGGACGTGATCGTATTGATCTCCAACTGCCCGCAACTGAACAACCCGTGCAACGCCTACAACCCGACCCCTGCGGAGCTGCTGGTATGGAACTGA
- a CDS encoding ABC transporter ATP-binding protein, translating to MSFITVKNVWQQYADQVVLEGLNLQVNEGEFCTLVGASGCGKSTFLRLLLGQETASRGEILLDGQPLAGEPDASRGVVFQRYSVFPHLSVLDNVAIGLELPRAPLLGRLFGTAKKDAREQASALLHKVGLGHALDKYPAQLSGGMQQRLAIAQALIMKPRVLLLDEPFGALDPGIRKDMHALLLELWRETQLTVFMVTHDLSEGFSLGTRLLVFDKVRLDPHAPGAYGARITYDIPLNTDRRAQRAAVEAMPVPLAGVLRTA from the coding sequence ATGAGCTTCATCACGGTAAAAAACGTCTGGCAGCAATACGCCGATCAAGTGGTGCTCGAAGGCTTGAATCTGCAGGTCAACGAGGGCGAATTCTGCACGCTGGTCGGCGCGTCCGGTTGTGGCAAATCGACCTTTCTGCGCCTGTTGCTCGGCCAGGAAACCGCCAGCCGAGGCGAGATCCTGCTCGACGGTCAGCCGCTGGCCGGCGAGCCGGACGCCAGCCGTGGCGTGGTGTTCCAGCGCTACTCGGTATTCCCGCACTTGAGCGTTCTGGACAACGTTGCGATCGGTCTCGAATTGCCACGCGCGCCGCTGCTGGGACGGTTGTTCGGCACGGCCAAAAAAGACGCCCGCGAACAGGCCTCGGCACTGCTGCACAAAGTCGGCCTCGGCCATGCGTTGGACAAGTACCCGGCGCAGCTTTCCGGCGGCATGCAACAGCGATTGGCGATTGCCCAGGCGCTGATCATGAAACCGCGCGTGTTGCTGCTCGACGAACCGTTCGGCGCGCTTGATCCCGGCATCCGCAAAGACATGCATGCCCTGCTGCTGGAGCTGTGGCGCGAGACACAGCTAACGGTGTTCATGGTCACTCATGACCTTTCCGAAGGCTTCAGCCTCGGCACGCGATTGCTGGTGTTCGACAAGGTCCGTCTCGACCCGCACGCCCCCGGCGCCTATGGCGCGCGCATCACCTACGACATCCCTTTGAACACCGACCGCCGCGCCCAGCGCGCCGCCGTCGAAGCCATGCCGGTGCCACTGGCAGGCGTACTTCGAACCGCTTGA
- a CDS encoding putative urea ABC transporter substrate-binding protein, with product MSRLRLPALLAAAFAALVSTQSPAAQKDHFSVCWTIYAGWMPWEYAGSQGIVDKWAKKYGIKIDVVQLNDYVESINQYTAGQFDGCTMTNMDALTIPAAGGVDSTALIVSDFSNGNDGVVLKGDGKKVADLKGMDVNLVELSVSHYLLARALDSVDLSEKDLKVVNTSDADISAAFNTDQVNAVTTWNPMLSDIKAKPGVTEVFNSSQIPGEIMDMMVVNSATLKDNPALGKALTGAWFEVVELMNAKNAASKAALEHMAKASGTDLAGFQAQLATTKLFATPSEALSFATSKQLPETMRKVAEFSFQHGLLGEGAKDTSAVGMAFANGVTSGDTGNLKLRFDPTYVQMAADAKL from the coding sequence ATGTCCCGACTACGTTTGCCCGCCCTGCTCGCCGCCGCGTTCGCCGCACTGGTCAGCACCCAATCCCCCGCCGCGCAGAAAGACCACTTCAGTGTCTGCTGGACGATTTACGCCGGCTGGATGCCATGGGAATACGCCGGCAGCCAAGGCATCGTCGACAAATGGGCGAAGAAGTACGGCATCAAGATCGACGTCGTGCAACTCAATGACTACGTCGAATCGATCAACCAGTACACCGCCGGCCAGTTTGACGGCTGCACCATGACCAATATGGATGCGCTGACCATCCCGGCCGCCGGCGGCGTCGACAGCACCGCGCTGATCGTCAGCGACTTCTCCAACGGCAACGACGGCGTCGTCCTCAAGGGCGACGGCAAGAAGGTTGCCGACCTCAAGGGCATGGACGTCAATCTGGTCGAACTGTCGGTGTCCCACTACCTGCTGGCGCGGGCGCTGGACTCGGTCGACTTGAGCGAGAAAGACCTGAAAGTGGTCAACACCTCCGATGCCGACATCTCCGCCGCCTTCAATACCGATCAGGTCAACGCGGTGACCACCTGGAACCCGATGCTCTCGGACATCAAGGCCAAACCCGGCGTCACCGAAGTGTTCAACTCCAGCCAGATTCCCGGCGAGATCATGGACATGATGGTGGTCAACAGCGCCACCCTCAAAGACAACCCGGCGCTGGGAAAAGCACTGACCGGCGCCTGGTTCGAAGTCGTCGAATTGATGAACGCGAAAAACGCCGCGAGCAAAGCCGCGCTGGAACACATGGCCAAGGCCTCGGGCACCGATCTGGCCGGATTCCAGGCGCAACTGGCCACGACCAAACTGTTCGCCACACCGAGTGAAGCGCTGAGCTTCGCCACCAGCAAGCAACTACCGGAAACCATGCGCAAAGTCGCCGAGTTCTCGTTCCAGCACGGCTTGCTCGGTGAAGGCGCCAAAGACACCAGTGCGGTCGGCATGGCCTTCGCCAACGGCGTGACCAGCGGCGATACCGGCAACCTCAAGCTGCGTTTCGATCCGACTTACGTGCAGATGGCCGCCGACGCCAAGCTGTAA
- a CDS encoding urea amidolyase associated protein UAAP1: protein MTDSTQLFPPFAEEMLPGGGHRSFVLKRGQLLRLTDLRGSANVSLTLLNANEKTERLNLPDSLKCQHTAKLTTGHCLYSDMGRVLAAITADTCGWSDSLGGVLCAEEVAQKYGQGRYQELRNGFFRNGTDNLLVELGKWGLGLSDLLMTLNLFSRVNVDEAGRFHFVEGNSKAGDYIELYAPMDTLVVLTALQHPMDPSTEYAPKPLKLSWMNADPSVAEHCRTSRPENERGFINTDRLFA, encoded by the coding sequence ATGACTGATTCGACCCAACTGTTTCCACCCTTCGCCGAAGAAATGCTGCCCGGCGGCGGCCACCGTTCCTTCGTTCTCAAGCGCGGCCAATTGCTGCGCCTGACCGATCTGCGCGGCAGTGCCAACGTCAGCCTGACTCTGCTCAATGCCAACGAAAAAACCGAACGGTTGAACCTGCCTGACAGCCTCAAATGCCAACACACCGCCAAACTCACTACTGGCCATTGCCTGTACTCGGACATGGGCCGCGTGCTGGCCGCCATCACGGCCGACACCTGCGGCTGGAGCGACAGCCTCGGCGGCGTGCTCTGCGCCGAGGAGGTCGCACAGAAATACGGCCAGGGCCGCTACCAGGAACTGCGTAACGGCTTCTTCCGCAACGGCACCGACAACCTGCTGGTGGAGCTGGGCAAGTGGGGCTTGGGCCTGTCCGACCTGCTGATGACCCTCAATCTGTTCAGCCGGGTCAACGTCGATGAGGCCGGGCGTTTTCATTTCGTCGAGGGCAATTCCAAGGCTGGCGACTACATCGAGTTGTACGCGCCGATGGACACCCTCGTCGTCCTCACCGCCCTGCAACACCCGATGGACCCGTCCACCGAATACGCCCCGAAACCCCTGAAGCTGAGCTGGATGAACGCCGACCCAAGTGTTGCCGAACACTGCCGTACCTCGCGCCCGGAAAACGAGCGCGGCTTCATCAACACCGACCGTCTGTTCGCCTGA
- a CDS encoding glycosyltransferase family 4 protein, translating into MKLLVIHQNFPGQFRHVVLSAIDRRHEVLAIGRDTAPGIAGVKIYRYRAASRAPGDIHPYLTRYEQAVTDGQKVFEILSRLKHSGYRPDVILAHPGWGETLFVKDVYPDTPLIHYCEYYYRAQGADSGFDPEFPRATRESSRLRVLNSLHLLNLEQCDIAIAPTQWQRSLFPAAYQSAIRVIHEGVIQSSCLAKIGAVRLPNGVELSAGQPIVTYVARNLEPYRGFHSFMRAIPRIQAECPDAQVIIVGGDEVSYGCKPVGYANWRSRMEAEVSFNHSTVHFTGKLPYQTYRAVLNCSKVHVYLTYPFVMSWSLLEAMAAGCVVVASDTAPVREVIVDGHNGMLVDFFDHHGIAKRIAKVLDSADEYDCLRSAAKLTASRFDMEYGTKQYFEVFESATSGYLKKQPAPQFDREI; encoded by the coding sequence ATGAAGCTTCTTGTGATTCACCAAAATTTTCCGGGCCAGTTTCGTCATGTGGTGCTGTCGGCGATTGACAGGCGTCATGAGGTTTTGGCGATAGGTCGGGATACGGCGCCGGGTATCGCAGGGGTGAAAATATATCGATACCGCGCGGCCAGCAGAGCACCGGGCGATATTCACCCCTATCTGACCCGTTACGAACAAGCGGTGACTGATGGACAGAAGGTTTTTGAAATTCTGAGCAGGCTGAAACATTCGGGTTATCGACCGGACGTGATTCTCGCTCATCCCGGATGGGGGGAAACGCTCTTCGTCAAGGATGTCTATCCAGACACGCCGCTTATTCACTATTGCGAATATTACTATCGAGCGCAGGGCGCGGACTCCGGGTTCGACCCTGAATTCCCGCGAGCCACGAGGGAGTCATCAAGGCTGCGAGTGCTCAATTCGCTGCATCTGCTGAATCTCGAGCAATGTGACATTGCCATTGCGCCTACGCAGTGGCAGCGCAGTCTGTTTCCTGCAGCTTATCAGTCGGCCATTCGAGTTATTCACGAGGGCGTCATTCAAAGTTCTTGCTTGGCAAAAATTGGGGCAGTCAGGTTGCCCAATGGCGTCGAGTTGAGCGCTGGGCAGCCGATCGTTACTTATGTCGCGAGAAATCTTGAGCCTTATCGCGGGTTTCACAGTTTTATGCGAGCGATCCCGCGTATTCAGGCTGAGTGTCCCGATGCGCAGGTAATCATAGTGGGCGGCGATGAGGTCAGTTACGGGTGTAAGCCGGTGGGCTATGCAAATTGGCGCAGCAGGATGGAGGCAGAGGTAAGTTTCAATCATTCCACCGTTCATTTCACCGGGAAGCTTCCTTATCAGACTTACCGGGCAGTTCTGAACTGTTCAAAGGTTCATGTTTATTTGACGTATCCGTTTGTTATGTCGTGGTCGTTACTGGAGGCGATGGCGGCAGGGTGTGTGGTAGTAGCGTCAGATACGGCCCCGGTAAGGGAGGTGATCGTCGATGGTCACAATGGAATGCTGGTGGATTTCTTCGATCATCACGGTATCGCCAAACGTATTGCCAAGGTTCTTGATTCCGCTGATGAGTACGACTGCCTTCGCAGCGCTGCGAAGTTGACGGCGAGCAGATTTGATATGGAGTACGGCACGAAACAATACTTTGAAGTATTTGAAAGCGCGACGTCCGGGTACCTCAAGAAACAGCCTGCACCTCAGTTTGATCGTGAGATTTGA